One stretch of Pseudomonas fragi DNA includes these proteins:
- a CDS encoding efflux transporter outer membrane subunit, with protein MQRRISRELKALSVLALSLALNGCIGFGGIAPKGSMLPANALATDEAIQSAAKDANWPKAQWWHAYGDPQLDEWISLAVQGSPTMAMAAARVRQARAMAGVAESAESLQINADSTLKRHKWPSDQLYGPGALDSATTFDNAAALGFSFNLDLWGRESNASEQAVDMAHMSAAEARQAQLELQNNVIRAYIQLSLHYAQLDIVESTLHQQEQILDLAQKRLDGGIGTHFEVSQAQAPLPEIHRQIDAQEEEIALTCNQLAALAGKGPGEGARLKRPTLALATALKLPSSLPAELLGQRPDVVASRWEVAAQARGIDVAHAGFYPNVDLTASLGFIATGGGALEFLTSKKLTYSVGPAISLPIFDGGRLRSELGVASGGYDMAVAKYNQTLVTALKGISDQLIKRESMEKQQVFAAESVQAAQKTYDIAVVAFQRGLTDYLNVLNAQTLLFKQQQIQQQVQAARLSAHAELVTALGGGLGAGNDVPKDDRYVPDKPPAVMALFNH; from the coding sequence GTGCAGCGTCGCATCAGCAGAGAGCTCAAAGCCCTCAGTGTTCTGGCTTTATCGTTAGCATTAAACGGCTGCATCGGTTTTGGTGGCATTGCGCCCAAGGGCAGCATGCTTCCCGCCAATGCCTTGGCCACCGACGAGGCGATTCAAAGCGCCGCGAAAGACGCAAACTGGCCCAAAGCCCAATGGTGGCACGCTTATGGCGACCCGCAACTGGATGAGTGGATCAGCCTTGCCGTACAGGGTAGCCCAACGATGGCAATGGCTGCAGCCCGTGTGCGTCAGGCCAGAGCCATGGCCGGGGTTGCCGAGTCGGCCGAGTCGCTGCAAATCAATGCTGATTCGACCCTCAAGCGCCATAAGTGGCCTTCGGACCAACTCTATGGCCCGGGGGCCCTGGACAGCGCTACCACTTTCGACAACGCCGCGGCCCTGGGCTTCAGCTTTAACCTCGATCTGTGGGGTCGCGAAAGCAATGCCAGCGAGCAGGCCGTGGACATGGCGCACATGAGTGCGGCCGAGGCCCGCCAGGCCCAGCTCGAACTGCAGAACAACGTAATTCGTGCCTACATCCAGCTGTCGTTGCATTACGCCCAGCTCGATATCGTCGAATCGACCCTGCACCAGCAAGAACAGATTCTCGATCTGGCGCAAAAGCGCCTGGACGGCGGTATCGGCACCCATTTTGAAGTCAGTCAGGCGCAAGCGCCGCTGCCCGAGATTCATCGACAGATCGATGCCCAGGAAGAAGAAATCGCCCTGACCTGCAACCAGTTGGCTGCGCTGGCCGGCAAAGGTCCGGGGGAGGGCGCACGCCTCAAGCGTCCGACCCTGGCGCTGGCCACTGCGCTGAAACTGCCGTCGAGCCTTCCTGCAGAACTGCTGGGACAGCGCCCTGACGTGGTCGCCAGTCGCTGGGAAGTGGCAGCGCAGGCCCGTGGTATCGATGTGGCACACGCCGGTTTCTACCCCAACGTCGACCTGACGGCCAGCCTGGGCTTTATCGCCACGGGTGGCGGCGCGCTGGAGTTTTTGACCTCCAAAAAGCTCACTTACAGCGTCGGCCCGGCGATCTCCCTGCCGATCTTCGATGGCGGTCGCCTGCGCTCGGAGCTGGGCGTGGCCTCTGGTGGCTATGACATGGCCGTGGCCAAGTACAACCAGACCCTGGTGACTGCGCTCAAGGGCATTTCCGATCAGTTGATCAAGCGCGAGTCGATGGAAAAACAGCAGGTCTTCGCCGCCGAATCGGTGCAGGCCGCGCAAAAAACCTATGACATCGCCGTGGTCGCCTTCCAGCGCGGCCTGACCGATTACCTCAACGTGCTCAATGCGCAAACCCTGCTCTTCAAACAGCAGCAGATCCAGCAACAGGTCCAGGCCGCCCGCCTGAGCGCCCACGCCGAGCTGGTAACGGCGCTGGGTGGTGGGCTTGGCGCTGGCAACGATGTGCCCAAGGACGACCGTTATGTGCCCGACAAACCGCCGGCCGTCATGGCGCTGTTCAACCACTAA
- a CDS encoding LysR family transcriptional regulator: MDTLQNMRAFSCVAEAGSFTAAAAMLDTTTANVSRAVSNLEAHLQTRLLNRTTRRIALTEAGKRYLLRCEQILAYVEEAEAEASDAHSRPAGQLKVHTMTGIGQHFVIDAIARYRKAHPDVTFDLTLANRVPDLLNEGYDVSIVLASELPDSGFVSQRLGITYSIVCASPAYVKANGTATKPSDLLNHSCLRLVSPVIALDKWVFEGPEGQEMVLINSSPFLVNSADAMKTAITSGMGVGVLPVYAAIEGLRNGTLVRMLPKYRSQELNLYAIYPSRQYLDAKIKTWVEYLKSSLPEILAAHQTELATYS; encoded by the coding sequence ATGGACACTTTGCAAAACATGCGCGCCTTCAGTTGTGTGGCCGAAGCCGGAAGTTTCACGGCCGCTGCCGCCATGCTGGACACCACCACGGCCAACGTCTCGCGCGCGGTCTCCAACCTTGAGGCCCACCTGCAAACACGCCTGCTGAACCGCACCACTCGCCGCATTGCCCTGACCGAAGCCGGCAAACGCTATTTGCTGCGCTGCGAGCAAATCCTGGCCTATGTCGAAGAAGCCGAAGCCGAGGCCAGCGACGCCCACTCGCGCCCCGCCGGACAATTGAAAGTGCACACCATGACCGGCATCGGCCAGCACTTCGTGATCGACGCCATTGCCCGCTACCGCAAGGCCCACCCGGATGTGACCTTCGACCTGACCCTGGCCAACCGCGTGCCGGACCTGCTCAACGAAGGCTACGACGTGTCCATCGTGCTGGCCAGCGAACTGCCGGACTCGGGTTTTGTGTCCCAGCGCCTGGGCATTACCTACAGCATCGTTTGTGCATCGCCTGCCTATGTAAAAGCCAACGGCACCGCCACCAAGCCCAGTGACCTGCTCAACCATTCCTGCCTGCGCCTGGTCAGCCCGGTGATTGCCCTGGACAAATGGGTGTTCGAAGGCCCGGAAGGTCAGGAAATGGTGCTGATCAATTCTTCGCCGTTTCTGGTCAACTCGGCCGACGCGATGAAAACTGCGATCACCAGCGGCATGGGTGTCGGCGTGCTGCCGGTGTACGCCGCCATCGAAGGCCTGCGCAACGGCACGCTGGTGCGCATGCTGCCCAAGTACCGCTCCCAGGAATTGAACCTGTACGCCATCTACCCGTCGCGCCAGTACCTGGATGCCAAGATCAAGACCTGGGTCGAGTACCTGAAAAGCTCGTTGCCGGAAATTCTGGCGGCGCATCAGACCGAGCTGGCCACCTATAGCTGA
- a CDS encoding 3-oxoacyl-ACP reductase family protein, translated as MSTNSLQGKVALVQGGSRGIGAAIVKRLAAGGAAVAFTYVSSSAKAQELQNSLIASGSKALAIHADSADAQAIRAAVDSTVKAFGRLDILVNNAGVLAVGPLEDFSLEDFDRTLAINVRSVFVATQAAASYMTEGGRIINIGSTNAERMPFAGGGPYAMSKSALVGLTKGLARDLGPRGITINTVQPGPVDTDMNPATGDFAESLIPLMAIGRYGKADEIASFVAYLAGPESGYITGASLTADGGFSA; from the coding sequence ATGAGTACCAATAGCCTTCAGGGTAAAGTTGCGCTGGTTCAAGGCGGTTCGCGGGGGATCGGGGCAGCCATCGTCAAGCGGCTGGCCGCCGGGGGCGCGGCGGTTGCGTTCACCTACGTCAGTTCATCGGCCAAGGCCCAGGAGCTGCAGAACAGCCTGATTGCCAGCGGCAGCAAGGCCTTGGCCATACATGCGGACAGTGCCGATGCCCAGGCGATTCGTGCTGCGGTAGACAGCACCGTCAAAGCCTTTGGTCGCCTCGATATTCTGGTCAACAACGCGGGCGTGCTGGCGGTGGGGCCGCTGGAAGACTTCAGCCTGGAAGATTTCGACCGCACCCTGGCCATCAATGTGCGCAGTGTTTTTGTCGCAACCCAGGCGGCGGCCAGCTACATGACCGAAGGCGGGCGCATCATCAATATTGGCAGCACCAATGCCGAGCGCATGCCGTTCGCGGGTGGTGGGCCATATGCCATGAGCAAATCCGCACTGGTGGGTTTGACCAAAGGGCTGGCGCGGGACCTTGGGCCACGGGGCATTACCATCAACACCGTACAGCCGGGGCCGGTGGACACCGACATGAATCCGGCCACGGGTGATTTTGCCGAAAGCCTGATCCCGTTGATGGCCATTGGTCGTTATGGCAAGGCGGATGAAATTGCCAGTTTTGTGGCCTATCTTGCAGGCCCGGAGAGTGGCTACATCACCGGTGCGAGCCTGACTGCGGATGGCGGGTTCAGCGCCTGA
- a CDS encoding 2-hydroxyacid dehydrogenase, with amino-acid sequence MSLSSTKKTVLAFSRVTPEMIERLQQDFNVIAPNPKLGDINAQFEEALPHAHGLIGVGRKLGRKQLENARQLEVVSSVSVGYDNYDVDYFNERGIMLTNTPDVLTESTADLGFTLIMSSARRVAELDAWTKAGQWQASVPPALFGSDVYGKTLGIVGMGNIGAAVARRGRLGFNMPILYSGNSRKTALEQELGAQFRSLDQLLAEADFVCLVVPLSEKTRHLISQRELKLMKPSAILVNISRGPVVDEPALIEALQNGTIRGAGLDVYEKEPLSESPLFALKNAVTLPHIGSATHETREAMANRALANLRSALLGERPQDLVNPQVFKG; translated from the coding sequence ATGAGCCTTTCCAGCACCAAGAAAACCGTACTTGCCTTCAGCCGCGTCACCCCCGAGATGATCGAGCGCCTGCAACAGGATTTCAACGTCATCGCGCCCAACCCCAAGCTGGGCGATATCAACGCCCAGTTCGAAGAGGCACTGCCCCACGCCCACGGTCTGATCGGCGTCGGCCGCAAACTGGGGCGCAAGCAGTTGGAAAATGCCCGTCAGCTGGAAGTGGTGTCCAGCGTCTCGGTGGGTTACGACAACTACGATGTCGACTACTTCAACGAACGCGGCATCATGCTCACCAATACCCCGGACGTGCTGACTGAAAGCACCGCCGACCTGGGTTTTACCCTGATCATGAGCAGCGCACGTCGGGTCGCCGAGCTGGATGCCTGGACCAAGGCAGGCCAGTGGCAAGCCAGCGTGCCGCCGGCCCTGTTTGGCAGCGATGTGTACGGCAAGACCCTGGGCATTGTCGGCATGGGTAATATCGGCGCAGCCGTTGCCCGTCGTGGTCGCCTGGGTTTCAACATGCCCATCCTGTACAGCGGCAACAGCCGCAAGACCGCACTGGAGCAAGAATTGGGCGCGCAGTTTCGCAGCCTCGACCAGTTGCTGGCCGAAGCTGATTTCGTGTGCCTGGTGGTGCCATTGAGCGAGAAAACCCGGCATCTGATCAGCCAGCGCGAACTCAAGCTGATGAAGCCGAGCGCCATTCTGGTGAATATCTCCCGTGGCCCGGTGGTCGACGAACCGGCACTGATCGAAGCCCTGCAAAACGGCACCATTCGCGGCGCAGGCCTGGATGTTTACGAGAAGGAACCGCTAAGCGAGTCACCACTCTTCGCGTTGAAAAACGCCGTGACTCTGCCCCATATCGGCTCGGCCACCCACGAAACCCGCGAAGCGATGGCCAACCGCGCCCTGGCCAACCTGCGCAGCGCCCTGCTCGGCGAACGCCCGCAAGACCTGGTCAACCCGCAGGTGTTCAAGGGCTGA